One bacterium genomic window, GAAGCTGGTACCCGGGGTCGAGTTCACCACCGACATCATCGTCGGGTTCCCCGGGGAAACGAGGGATGATTTCGAAAAGACCCTCCAGCTCATCGAGCAGGTCCGGTACCAGAACGCCTTCTCTTTCCGTTTTTCGCCGCGTCCGGGCACCAGGGCTGTCGAAATGGACGATCCGGTCCCGGCTGATGAAAAACGATCCTGGCTGCCGGAGTTCCAGGCTGTTCAGAACCGGATCACGGAAAGCAGGCACCAGGCCATGGTGGGCCAGACACTGGAAGTGCTTGTGGAAGGTGAAGATCGTAAACGAAGCGGCCTGCTGGAAGGCAGAAGCCGTTCAAATTTCATCGTCCATTTCGCGGGTGAACCATCCCTTATTGGCCAGACGGTCCAGGCGTCGATCAGAAGGGCCCGGACGATCCACCTGGAAGGAGAACTGCTGCCTTGATAGAGATCGAGGTTAAAATCCACGGTCTGACAATGGACCCCAAGAATAACAGCCCGGTCATCCTCCTGAAGGAAACGGCAAGCCAGAGGGCCCTTCCGATCTGGATCGGCACGGTGGAGGCCAACTCCATCGCCACCGCAATGGCAGGCCTGGAGCCGCCGCGCCCGATGACACACGACCTCCTGCACAACGCCATACTGGCCGCGGGATACTGCGTCTCCCGCGTTGTGATCACGGAGCTTACAGACAATACTTTCTACGCGGTGATCCACCTGGATTCCGATAATGGAATGCTGGAGCTGGATTCACGACCATCCGATGCCATTGCCCTGGCTGTCAGGAGTCACTGCCCGATTTTCGTTAACAAGAGGGTTTTCGAACAGTCCGGCATCGATCTGACGATCCTTGAAAACAGTGAAACCGCGTCGGAGAAGGACGAATGGCTGGAAATGCTGGAGAGCATGGATCCCGAGGACTACAGCAAGTATAAAATGTAGGAAATCAGTAATCTGTAATCAGAAGTAAGCGAATAACATCCATACTGAGGGAAAGGGAAGGGGATCCATGGAAGACGGCGATCAGGCACCGCCTCCATCGCAGCAGCAGGAGACGTCCCCTTTAAGGACCTGGGGACCGGCAGCGTGCGTGGCGGCAGTCATCCTGATCCTTTCATCCATACCGGGCACAGCCTTCCCCAAGCATCCGGACAGGCTCAACAGCGCCGTCCACTTTCTGGAATTCTGTTTGCTGGGGTTCTTCCTGACCAGGGCGATCAGCACGTGGAGGCCCATGGGACGTTTGAGTCTCATCCTGACATCCGCGGCCATTTGCGGCACTTTCGGTTTCCTGGATGAGGCACACCAGTTTCTGATACCCTACAGGATGTTTGATATCATGGATCTGTTTTACGACATTCTGGGAGCCATCACCGGAGGACTCATCTTTATAGTAACCGGATGTTCGTCGGCACACGCGGATGGAGCCTGATACCCATGCCTGAACGATCCATCATTCACCGGGCAGAGGACCTTCAGGATCTCCCGAAACTTTCGGAGAACCTGCTCGACGACCTCATGGCCAGATCGCAGGCATCTTCCGGGACGGTGTGGATACTGGACCAGGACCAATCCTTCCGGAAGGTGAGTTCACGCGGTACGGGTAAAAGAAGCAAGTCCATCGATCCCGGTGAGATCATCCACCGACACGAAGAGATCTCGAAGGGGACCCCTTTCTTCGAGCACAGCGGCGGCAAGGTGATCCTGAACAGCCTTTTCCTGCCAGTCCTTTACCACGACGTGCTGGTCGCCATAGCCCACCTGGAACTCTCCACATACAGCGAAGCCGCCCTTGACGACAACACCTTTGAATCGATCCGCGCTGTTGCCGACAAGTACGCCACTTTCCTGAGCAATGCCCAGATTCTTGACAGGATGCGCGGGAACCCTCTGAAAGACCTTGAATCGGACACTTACAATGAACCGTTCATCCTCGATTTCCTGAAACGGCAGGTCACCATGGGGCGGAGGTTCAGACGGCGTGTCGGAGTTCTCAACCTTGATTATGAGGGCGCTGAACAGTTCCAGAAAAAGCAGAGCTACCGCCTCGTCCAGGCCATGATCAAGGATATCTCGGAGACCCTTCAGGGGATACTCAGGGACTATGACGTTGTCGCCCACGTGGGGAATTTCCGGTTCATCATGGGCCTCCCGGAAACGGACAGCCTTGGCTGCCGCATCTCAATCGAGAGGATCAGGCGCGGTTTCGGAAGGCTCTCCTACCTCGGTGAGCGGTTCGAAAGGTACGGTTTGAAACCCCACTTCGGATTCGCCTGCTATCCCGAGGACGGCCCAACCGCCGATGCCCTTCTCACCAAGGTCCTTTCCAACGCGTGGATTAACCGGTCCGACCCCTTCAACAACCTCCAGTGGGTTGATCGCGGGTTCTGGGACCTCGTGGAGAAATTCACCACCGATCCCGAGGGGGGGGAGCTTTCGCTCCTTCGTTTCACGGAGAGGACATCCTTCAAAGCGAATTTCACCTATCTTCTTCAGGAAGCCATCGTCAACGATGTGGTGATGAACCCTGAAAGGCGCGGGCTGCTGTACATCGGAACGGACAATGCGCTCATCACCGAAGCCCTCCTGACGAAGAACACCTCCCTGCCCAAAGCGGCTACGAGGGTCAGCGTATTCGGCGACTTGGAAAACACCCACGTTCTCAAGGATCTCAACATCAATACCATTACCATCTCCCCCGAACAGTCCAAGGGGTTCCAGTTCATCCTCCTACTGACAGACAAGGTGACCTATGCCCTCATGGGCGTTCACCACAGGATCGACGAGTGGAAGGGTTTCCACACCTCCAATGACAAACTCGTGGAGCGACTGGTTTTCAAACTGAGGGAAGAGTATTCCCTCCAGGAACAGGTCTGATCCGGAAATTTGCCTGACATCCGCAAATTTCCGGATTTCGGTTGAGGTAATGAAGAAAATCCTTTTAGTCGACGCAGATGAAAAGTTTCTCGGTAAGCTGGCCAGGCGCATGGATAAAGCCGGCTTTGAGGTGAAAACCGCCTCCGACGGTTCCGGCGCATTGGAGTCCGCCCTCCGGGAAAAACCGGATCTGATCGTCACCAACTATCATCTTCCCCTTTTCGATGGCGAACGGCTGCGGGCGTTTATCAAGAACAACCCCACCACCACCCATATCCCGTTCATCTTCCTCATCGATTCCGACAGGGGACAGGATGAAGCCCTCGCCTCCGCCGGTGGGGATTCCCTCATTGTCAAACCGTTCCGCTGGAAGGAGATCCAGGAAAAGATCGGCCAGATCCTGGAACGCAACAAGGAAGCGATCCCGAAACCCGCCGGCAGCGGGGTGGAGGGAAGCCTCAACGAGGTGTCCCTTGTGGACCTGCTGCAGATCTTCGGTCTCAACCGCAGGACCGGGACACTCACCCTCCTCCACGGAGAGCAGGAGGGAAAGATCTATCTCGTGAACGGATCGGTCATCAGCACTGTCCTGGGCGAGACAAACGGGGAAAAGGCCCTTTACCGTATCTTGCGATGGCAGGACGGCACTTTCCGTTATCATCCGGGCGAGGTCAACATCACACGCAACATTACCCGTTCCATGGACGCCCTTCTCATGGAGGGGATGAGACAACTCGATGAGTGGGATTCCATCTACAGGCTCATGCCCCCTCCTGACACCGTCCTGGAACTGGCCAAATCGAGGGAAGATCTGCCCCAGAACATGCGGCCTGTCACCCAGGAGGTCATCCTCCTGCTTGAGTTCTACAGCACACTGAAAGAGATCGTGGAAAAGGCCACCCACACCGACTACGATATCTGCCGGTCTATTCTTGGCCTGATCCAGAAGGGGATCGTCAGACCTGTCGCAGACAGAATGGCGCCCGCCAGAAAGGATGAACCGCTCATCAGCAGCGAGGAAGCGATCGCCATCCATCGCATCCTGCGGCCTGTTCCGGGAGATTACGAAGGATCCCACTGGGGCAAGGTCCTGGTCTTTTCACCGGATGTCGATGTGATCAGGCGCTTCCTGACCAACGTCACC contains:
- a CDS encoding bifunctional nuclease family protein is translated as MIEIEVKIHGLTMDPKNNSPVILLKETASQRALPIWIGTVEANSIATAMAGLEPPRPMTHDLLHNAILAAGYCVSRVVITELTDNTFYAVIHLDSDNGMLELDSRPSDAIALAVRSHCPIFVNKRVFEQSGIDLTILENSETASEKDEWLEMLESMDPEDYSKYKM
- a CDS encoding VanZ family protein, producing MEDGDQAPPPSQQQETSPLRTWGPAACVAAVILILSSIPGTAFPKHPDRLNSAVHFLEFCLLGFFLTRAISTWRPMGRLSLILTSAAICGTFGFLDEAHQFLIPYRMFDIMDLFYDILGAITGGLIFIVTGCSSAHADGA
- a CDS encoding diguanylate cyclase is translated as MPERSIIHRAEDLQDLPKLSENLLDDLMARSQASSGTVWILDQDQSFRKVSSRGTGKRSKSIDPGEIIHRHEEISKGTPFFEHSGGKVILNSLFLPVLYHDVLVAIAHLELSTYSEAALDDNTFESIRAVADKYATFLSNAQILDRMRGNPLKDLESDTYNEPFILDFLKRQVTMGRRFRRRVGVLNLDYEGAEQFQKKQSYRLVQAMIKDISETLQGILRDYDVVAHVGNFRFIMGLPETDSLGCRISIERIRRGFGRLSYLGERFERYGLKPHFGFACYPEDGPTADALLTKVLSNAWINRSDPFNNLQWVDRGFWDLVEKFTTDPEGGELSLLRFTERTSFKANFTYLLQEAIVNDVVMNPERRGLLYIGTDNALITEALLTKNTSLPKAATRVSVFGDLENTHVLKDLNINTITISPEQSKGFQFILLLTDKVTYALMGVHHRIDEWKGFHTSNDKLVERLVFKLREEYSLQEQV
- a CDS encoding DUF4388 domain-containing protein yields the protein MKKILLVDADEKFLGKLARRMDKAGFEVKTASDGSGALESALREKPDLIVTNYHLPLFDGERLRAFIKNNPTTTHIPFIFLIDSDRGQDEALASAGGDSLIVKPFRWKEIQEKIGQILERNKEAIPKPAGSGVEGSLNEVSLVDLLQIFGLNRRTGTLTLLHGEQEGKIYLVNGSVISTVLGETNGEKALYRILRWQDGTFRYHPGEVNITRNITRSMDALLMEGMRQLDEWDSIYRLMPPPDTVLELAKSREDLPQNMRPVTQEVILLLEFYSTLKEIVEKATHTDYDICRSILGLIQKGIVRPVADRMAPARKDEPLISSEEAIAIHRILRPVPGDYEGSHWGKVLVFSPDVDVIRRFLTNVTNVKEFKLSRDNFSNQEVINASFGTLGTMEISDSAYLQIFLLPSTLESSPLWHGFSEGAVGAFYLQNGGINEDDTLSLVRWFLEHELEKPLLVRQIEDTPAHIDMGAEMFKELFNMIQNRQAISEDMQA